A single Aspergillus puulaauensis MK2 DNA, chromosome 7, nearly complete sequence DNA region contains:
- a CDS encoding uncharacterized protein (COG:S;~EggNog:ENOG410Q28S;~SECRETED:SignalP(1-17)), whose product MKASLITALTWAACTMASPVVLNARHDDCTCVEETLTLTLPASTGGTLVEPTPSTYPEETSTSTNTATATATVPEETSTATWSSTNTNTATSTDTVPEETGTTTAPPTSVPTPGDCENGRCHGTGHLVQDLGPQVNRLLTVTGADGEDFLVQVNEDVYNLLSGRVSLSDSVGEVVGDAASLGDLIADLGPIIDCILTIVGEDSHILLVRLAPEIADLLRGAGATLGLNAVNNPVGQIVKSLGLNVKRDQLDHFNVHGLDGNDLPVQIPGALGKAIAGLHLETAVGTVIATGIHVTQIVQELGPHSEEFLVVFGKGTGLVLIRLAPQVARIVKGLAPELGNPVGNIIDTVGDNL is encoded by the coding sequence ATGAAGGCTTCTCTGATCACTGCCCTGACCTGGGCTGCCTGCACCATGGCCAGTCCTGTCGTCCTCAATGCCCGGCATGACGACTGCACTTGCGTGGAGGAAACTCTCACTCTCACCTTGCCCGCTTCTACTGGTGGGACTCTCGTCGAGCCTACACCTAGTACTTACCCAGAGGAGACCTCTACTAGCACCAacacggccacggccactgCCACTGTTCCCGAGGAGACCAGCACTGCTACCTGGAGCTCTACTAATACCAACACCGCTACCTCCACAGACACTGTTCCCGAGGAGACGGGCACTACTACTGCCCCTCCAACCTCCGTTCCCACACCCGGAGACTGCGAGAATGGCCGCTGCCATGGGACTGGACACCTGGTGCAGGATCTTGGACCTCAGGTCAACCGCCTTCTCACTGTTACTGGCGCTGATGGCGAGgacttcctcgtccaggtcAACGAAGACGTTTACAACCTTCTCTCCGGCCGTGTGAGCCTCAGCGACTCAGTGGGTGAGGTTGTTGGCGACGCTGCTTCTCTTGGTGACCTTATTGCCGACCTCGGACCTATCATCGACTGCATCCTCACCATTGTTGGCGAAGACTcccacatcctcctcgtccggCTCGCTCCCGAGATTGCTGACCTCCTACGCGGAGCTGGTGCCACTCTCGGCCTGAACGCTGTTAACAACCCTGTCGGCCAGATCGTGAAGTCTCTTGGCCTGAACGTCAAGCGTGACCAGCTCGACCACTTCAACGTCCATGGCCTGGATGGAAACGATCTTCCCGTTCAGATTCCTGGTGCTCTTGGCAAGGCTATCGCTGGCCTCCACCTCGAAACTGCTGTCGGCACTGTCATTGCCACTGGCATCCATGTTACCCAGATTGTCCAGGAACTTGGGCCTCACTCCGAGGAATTCCTTGTTGTGTTCGGCAAGGGAACCGGGCTTGTTCTCATTCGTCTGGCCCCTCAGGTTGCCCGTATCGTTAAGGGTTTGGCGCCTGAGCTTGGTAATCCCGTCGGCAACATCATTGATACCGTTGGTGACAACCTGTAA